The Papaver somniferum cultivar HN1 chromosome 3, ASM357369v1, whole genome shotgun sequence genome includes a region encoding these proteins:
- the LOC113362127 gene encoding peroxidase 60-like, whose amino-acid sequence MKGLGGAVLVFLLLNLTITCHGQLRSGFYLGKCKGGNQYFNVEALIRGVVQEEFSKLPNGPTMAAALLRLQFHDCFVTGCDASLLLDGPSSEKTAFPNLSVRGYDVIDKAKAALEKACPGVVSCSDIIAVATRDAVVLSKGLSYRVQTGRRDGSDSKKENVNLPSPFITVKDSIAAFAAKGLNKKEMVLLLAAHTVGITHCALIRNRLYNFRNNGTRDPTMDATLFQILSKKCPKSDTSLGGEIALDQTPNSINVVDNGFLKQVKLRKGILEIDQGLGLDPLTAEIVRSYADGPLSPKFRSDFGAAMIKLGSVGVLTGKNGEIRRTCNAVNNPKPVQPKPLQPKPAGPTPVQPKPAAGLPNLLS is encoded by the exons ATGAAGGGTCTTGGAGGAGCAGTACTTGTGTTCTTGTTACTTAACTTGACAATCACTTGTCATGGTCAGTTGCGCTCAGGGTTTTACCTTGGAAAATGTAAGGGAGGGAACCAATACTTCAACGTTGAGGCTCTCATCAGAGGCGTTGTACAAGAGGAATTTAGCAAGCTGCCTAACGGCCCAACTATGGCTGCTGCACTCCTTCGCTTGCAGTTCCATGATTGTTTCGTAACA GGATGTGACGCGTCGCTGCTCCTAGATGGCCCTAGTAGTGAAAAAACTGCATTCCCCAACCTTAGCGTGAGAGGTTACGATGTTATCGACAAAGCAAAAGCTGCCCTTGAGAAAGCTTGCCCTGGAGTCGTCTCATGTTCTGATATCATCGCAGTAGCCACCAGAGATGCTGTCGTCTTG TCTAAAGGACTGAGCTACAGAGTTCAGACAGGAAGAAGGGATGGCTCCGACTCTAAAAAGGAAAACGTGAATCTTCCAAGCCCTTTTATTACCGTCAAGGATTCTATTGCTGCATTTGCAGCAAAAGGACTTAACAAGAAAGAGATGGTTTTGCTCCTTG CTGCTCATACCGTCGGCATCACACATTGTGCGCTTATCCGCAACCGACTCTACAATTTCAGAAACAACGGCACAAGGGACCCAACCATGGATGCTACACTTTTCCAGATTTTGTCGAAGAAATGTCCCAAATCCGACACCAGCCTTGGTGGCGAAATAGCACTAGACCAGACACCTAACAGTATTAATGTTGTGGATAACGGTTTCCTAAAACAAGTCAAATTGCGgaaaggaattctcgaaatcgATCAAGGATTAGGGCTAGACCCATTGACTGCTGAAATTGTTCGATCTTACGCCGACGGACCCTTGAGCCCAAAGTTTCGATCTGATTTTGGTGCAGCTATGATCAAATTGGGTAGTGTTGGTGTTCTAACTGGCAAGAACGGAGAGATTAGAAGAACTTGTAATGCTGTGAATAATCCTAAACCAGTTCAACCTAAACCACTTCAACCAAAACCAGCTGGACCTACACCAGTTCAACCAAAACCAGCCGCCGGCTTACCCAATCTCTTATCATAG
- the LOC113362128 gene encoding peroxidase 60-like codes for MKGLGGVVLMFMLLNLTISCYGQLRPGFYLGKCKRGNEFFNVEAIIRGVVEAEFRESRDGPKMAAALLRLQFHDCFVTGCDASLLLDGPDSEKKADANGSVRGYDVIDKVKAALEIACPGVVSCSDIIAVATRDAVKLSKGLSYRVETGRRDTVFVSKKGDVNLPSPSITVKDSVKLFESKGINKADMVLLLAAHTVGITHCAQVHGRLYNFRNKGKRDPTMGDDLFNSWSKTCPRNGGPNKEIALDQTPNSINVVDTGYLKQIKVQRGVLEIDQGLGLAPETAEIVRSYADGPLSKFFLSHFGEAMIKLGRVGVLTGKNGEVRRFCNAVNNPKPVQPTPVQPKPDGPTPKPAGGLTSLGL; via the exons ATGAAGGGTCTTGGAGGAGTAGTCCTTATGTTCATGTTGCTCAACTTAACAATTAGTTGTTATGGTCAGTTGCGACCAGGGTTTTACCTTGGAAAATGTAAGCGAGGAAACGAATTCTTTAACGTTGAGGCTATCATCAGAGGCGTTGTAGAAGCCGAATTTAGGGAGTCGCGTGACGGCCCTAAAATGGCTGCTGCACTCCTTCGCTTGCAGTTTCACGATTGTTTCGTAACA GGATGTGATGCATCGCTGCTCCTAGATGGCCCTGACAGTGAGAAAAAGGCAGATGCCAACGGTAGCGTGAGAGGTTACGATGTTATCGACAAAGTAAAAGCTGCCCTTGAGATTGCTTGCCCTGGAGTCGTCTCATGTTCCGATATCATCGCCGTAGCTACCAGAGATGCCGTCAAATTG TCTAAAGGACTGAGCTACAGAGTGGAGACGGGAAGAAGGGATACTGTCTTCGTTTCTAAAAAGGGAGATGTGAATCTTCCAAGCCCTTCAATTACCGTCAAGGATTCTGTTAAATTATTCGAATCAAAAGGAATTAACAAGGCTGACATGGTTTTGCTCCTTG CTGCTCATACGGTCGGAATCACACATTGTGCCCAAGTCCACGGCAGACTCTACAATTTCAGAAACAAAGGCAAAAGAGACCCAACCATGGGTGATGACCTCTTCAACTCATGGTCGAAGACATGTCCCCGAAACGGTGGTCCTAATAAGGAAATAGCACTAGACCAGACACCTAACAGTATCAATGTCGTGGATACCGGTTACCTCAAACAAATCAAAGTACAAAGAGGAGTTCTTGAAATCGATCAAGGACTAGGGTTAGCCCCAGAGACTGCTGAGATCGTCCGATCTTACGCCGACGGTCCCTTGAGCAAATTCTTTCTGTCCCATTTTGGTGAAGCTATGATCAAATTGGGTCGTGTTGGTGTTCTAACTGGCAAGAATGGAGAGGTTAGAAGATTTTGTAATGCTGTGAATAATCCTAAACCAGTTCAACCTACACCAGTTCAACCAAAACCAGATGGACCTACACCAAAACCAGCCGGCGGCTTAACCAGTCTCGGATTATAG
- the LOC113358683 gene encoding DNA-binding protein BIN4 isoform X2: protein MGDSPDWLRTFEAPKQPLIALSSDEDDEDDFRPISETLGLSSKSRKEVETQVLEEGEKNQGADVDKNIEDSKVKKSPKSKSPKKKLKVETQSHKEETDIEEEAVKEEVTEKSAIPHGSSRLPLMMAEKVQRSKALVECEGDSIDMSGDIGTVGRLVISDTPCGSGELLLDLKGTIYKTTIVPSRTFCVVNFGQTEAKIEAIMDDFIQLKPHSNVYESETMIEGTLEGYSFDSDEEADKIPKAKIQGEEGEEQANGKIKGKADKALGVKKKGKKAAKPPPKRVKKKAPVSKKGKGSKK, encoded by the exons ATGGGTGATTCTCCGGACTGGTTGCGCACTTTTGAG GCTCCCAAGCAACCACTTATAGCATTGTCATCAGATGAGGATGACGAGGATGATTTCCGTCCTATAAGTGAAACTTTGGGTCTATCATCGAAATCACGAAAGGAAG TGGAAACTCAAGTCCTAGAAGAAG GAGAGAAGAATCAAGGTGCAGATGTTGACAAAAATATAGAGGATTCAAAAGTTAAAAAGTCTCCCAAATCAAAGTCTCCAAAAAAGAAATTGAAAGTAGAGACTCAAAGCCATAAAGAAG AGACTGATATTGAAGAGGAAGCTGTGAAGGAAGAAGTAACCGAGAAGAGTGCAATACCTCAT GGCTCGTCAAGATTGCCTTTGATGATGGCAGAGAAAGTCCAGCGGTCGAAg GCACTTGTTGAATGTGAAGGAGACTCCATAGATATgagtggagatattggtactgTTGGACGATTAGTAATTTCAGACACACCATGTGGTAGCGGTGAACTGCTTTTGGATTTAAAAG GAACCATATACAAAACAACAATAGTTCCATCGAGAACATTCTGTGTT GTTAACTTTGGCCAAACGGAAGCAAAG ATAGAAGCCATCATGGATGACTTCATTCAACTGAAACCACACTCCAATGTTTATGAGTCGGAGACCATGATTGAAG GGACACTCGAGGGATACTCATTTGATTCTGATGAAGAGGCAGATAAAATTCCAAAGGCtaaaatacaaggagaagaaggtgaagaacaaGCCAATGGAAAGATCAAGGGAAAAGCTGATAAAGCATTG GGCGTCAAAAAGAAGGGCAAAAAAGCAGCTAAGCCACCACCTAAGAGGGTAAAAAAGAAAGCCCCAGTTTCTAAGAAAGGCAAGGGATCCAAGAAATGA
- the LOC113358683 gene encoding DNA-binding protein BIN4 isoform X1 — MGDSPDWLRTFEAPKQPLIALSSDEDDEDDFRPISETLGLSSKSRKEDNNQDALIIDVAEEPLVSKASKSMSKTKKARAEVETQVLEEGEKNQGADVDKNIEDSKVKKSPKSKSPKKKLKVETQSHKEETDIEEEAVKEEVTEKSAIPHGSSRLPLMMAEKVQRSKALVECEGDSIDMSGDIGTVGRLVISDTPCGSGELLLDLKGTIYKTTIVPSRTFCVVNFGQTEAKIEAIMDDFIQLKPHSNVYESETMIEGTLEGYSFDSDEEADKIPKAKIQGEEGEEQANGKIKGKADKALGVKKKGKKAAKPPPKRVKKKAPVSKKGKGSKK, encoded by the exons ATGGGTGATTCTCCGGACTGGTTGCGCACTTTTGAG GCTCCCAAGCAACCACTTATAGCATTGTCATCAGATGAGGATGACGAGGATGATTTCCGTCCTATAAGTGAAACTTTGGGTCTATCATCGAAATCACGAAAGGAAGATAACAATCAAGACGCTCTTATCATTGACGTTGCAGAAGAACCTTTGGTTAGTAAAGCTTCCAAATCTATGTCCAAGACTAAGAAGGCTCGAGCGGAAGTGGAAACTCAAGTCCTAGAAGAAG GAGAGAAGAATCAAGGTGCAGATGTTGACAAAAATATAGAGGATTCAAAAGTTAAAAAGTCTCCCAAATCAAAGTCTCCAAAAAAGAAATTGAAAGTAGAGACTCAAAGCCATAAAGAAG AGACTGATATTGAAGAGGAAGCTGTGAAGGAAGAAGTAACCGAGAAGAGTGCAATACCTCAT GGCTCGTCAAGATTGCCTTTGATGATGGCAGAGAAAGTCCAGCGGTCGAAg GCACTTGTTGAATGTGAAGGAGACTCCATAGATATgagtggagatattggtactgTTGGACGATTAGTAATTTCAGACACACCATGTGGTAGCGGTGAACTGCTTTTGGATTTAAAAG GAACCATATACAAAACAACAATAGTTCCATCGAGAACATTCTGTGTT GTTAACTTTGGCCAAACGGAAGCAAAG ATAGAAGCCATCATGGATGACTTCATTCAACTGAAACCACACTCCAATGTTTATGAGTCGGAGACCATGATTGAAG GGACACTCGAGGGATACTCATTTGATTCTGATGAAGAGGCAGATAAAATTCCAAAGGCtaaaatacaaggagaagaaggtgaagaacaaGCCAATGGAAAGATCAAGGGAAAAGCTGATAAAGCATTG GGCGTCAAAAAGAAGGGCAAAAAAGCAGCTAAGCCACCACCTAAGAGGGTAAAAAAGAAAGCCCCAGTTTCTAAGAAAGGCAAGGGATCCAAGAAATGA